A region of Vitis riparia cultivar Riparia Gloire de Montpellier isolate 1030 chromosome 1, EGFV_Vit.rip_1.0, whole genome shotgun sequence DNA encodes the following proteins:
- the LOC117912009 gene encoding WAT1-related protein At1g70260-like, with protein sequence MEVRMRLWEVIPFSVMVLMEGCTVGLTIMTKTVMAKGMSQFVFVVYSNALSSIILLPYSLMFRRTQQSFFTFPLLTRFFFLGLTGITIAQIFAFTGLSYSSPILACGMGNLIPAFSFVLAIILRTTKLDWRVTSGQAKIIGTFISISGGTLMILYKGPLVRKTAFSAPFHHLELIPRHFIFSSTPEYWALGGIVLAVASLSASVWGIIQVGTVKQYPEPITIAALYTSMGTIQSAIVAFVAERNLSAWKLELNMELLLIFLSAIFGSAIRCSVHIWCMHNKGPFYVPMFKPFGIIIASIASVIFFGDSLHYGSVIGAYIIGIGYYTLMWGQIREDDMKAGCEGIDSSEQKVPLLQEEEQV encoded by the exons atGGAGGTGCGAATGAGGCTATGGGAAGTAATACCATTTTCAGTGATGGTGTTGATGGAAGGTTGCACAGTGGGGCTGACAATTATGACCAAGACAGTGATGGCGAAGGGGATGAGCCAATTCGTCTTCGTGGTTTATTCCAATGCTCTTTCCTCTATCATTCTCCTTCCTTATTCCCTCATGTTTCGAAG GACGCAGCAGTCCTTCTTCACCTTCCCTCTCCTCACTAGATTTTTCTTCCTCGGGCTTACAGG GATAACCATAGCTCAGATTTTTGCCTTCACTGGCCTAAGCTACAGCTCACCCATTCTTGCATGTGGAATGGGCAACTTGATCCCTGCATTTTCTTTTGTGCTTGCTATTATTCTCAG GACAACAAAGCTGGATTGGAGAGTAACAAGTGGCCAAGCCAAAATCATTGGTACCTTTATATCCATCAGTGGAGGAACTCTAATGATTCTTTACAAGGGTCCACTTGTCAGGAAAACAGCATTTTCTGCACCTTTCCATCATCTCGAACTCATTCCTCGACATTTCATCTTCTCCTCAACACCAGAATACTGGGCTCTTGGAGGCATTGTGCTTGCAGTCGCTTCTTTATCTGCTTCAGTATGGGGCATAATCCAG GTGGGCACTGTCAAACAATATCCAGAACCGATAACCATAGCCGCTTTATATACTTCAATGGGGACAATCCAAAGTGCAATTGTGGCTTTTGTTGCAGAGAGAAATCTAAGTGCTTGGAAGTTGGAGCTCAACATGGAGctccttctcatttttctatCA GCAATTTTTGGGAGTGCAATTCGTTGCAGTGTTCATATATGGTGCATGCACAACAAGGGCCCTTTTTATGTGCCCATGTTCAAGCCATTCGGGATTATCATTGCATCTATTGCTAGTGTAATCTTCTTTGGAGACAGTCTTCATTATGGAAG TGTCATAGGAGCATACATAATTGGAATAGGGTATTATACTCTGATGTGGGGACAAATCAGAGAAGATGACATGAAGGCAGGCTGTGAAGGCATCGATTCTTCTGAGCAGAAGGTCCCTCTATTGCAAGAAGAGGAGCAAGTATAG